In Nicotiana tabacum cultivar K326 chromosome 19, ASM71507v2, whole genome shotgun sequence, one DNA window encodes the following:
- the LOC107789602 gene encoding uncharacterized protein LOC107789602 yields MMLRSSSTPLLRSLLSESPSNHHHHQHSDLTPNHTPNSIYHSYTKLSCNHGGYQNYTKSLYPPNSSISPSVSELSNGRQLSSNGFRRAQSEGNLEELAKASTEEVDEFSLSKPPKMLARKPHKAFLETIPSFNIHNSRVLHSDDDSDDEDDDFDYISRQSSLGTNGVKEEMSYVSQNSKLEIVEGREEMYLARGIGVADIGCFDDGGLYGGWGAGGGGGYRPVAFDREGGGDSQGLHIEEHYKRMLEENPGNSLFLRNYANFLYQTKKDLKGAEEYYSRAILADPSDGEILSQYAKLIWELHRDEDRATSYFERAVQAASSDSHIHAAYANFLWEMEDEEDENDDIQAPPMLHTVATTSITA; encoded by the exons atgatgttAAGGAGTTCATCAACACCACTTCTTAGATCTTTACTCTCAGAGAGTCCAAGCAATCACCACCACCATCAGCACTCTGATTTAACCCCTAATCACACACCCAATTCCATTTACCATAGTTACACCAAACTCTCATGTAACCATGGTGGATATCAGAATTACACCAAGAGTTTATACCCTCCCAACTCTTCCATCTCTCCTTCAGTTTCTGAGCTCAGTAATGGCAGACAATTATCATCTAATGGTTTTAGAAGAGCTCAATCTGAAGGGAACTTGGAAGAATTAGCAAAAGCCTCAACTGAAGAAGTTGATGAGTTTAGCCTCTCAAAACCACCCAAGATGCTTGCACGTAAACCCCACAAAGCATTCTTGGAAACCATTCCATCTTTCAACATTCACAATTCAAGGGTGCTTCATTCGGACGACGACAgcgatgatgaagatgatgactTTGATTACATTAGTAGGCAGTCCAGTTTGGGAACTAATGGTGTAAAAGAGGAAATGAGTTATGTGAGTCAAAATTCAAAGTTAGAAATTGTTGAAGGCAGAGAAGAAATGTACCTAGCAAGAGGAATTGGGGTTGCTGATATTGgttgttttgatgatggtggcCTCTATGGAGGCTGGGGCGCCGGAGGAGGAGGTGGTTATCGGCCAGTAGCCTTCGATAGGGAAGGTGGTGGCGATAGCCAGGGGCTCCACATAGAAGAGCATTACAAGAGGATGTTGGAAGAGAATCCTGGCAATTCCCTATTCTTGAGAAATTATGCCAACTTTTTATACCAG ACAAAGAAAGATCTTAAAGGGGCAGAGGAATACTACTCAAGAGCTATTTTAGCAGATCCAAGTGATGGTGAAATTCTTTCACAGTACGCTAAACTAATATGGGAGCTTCACCGCGATGAAGATAGAGCCACGAGCTATTTTGAAAGAGCAGTTCAAGCTGCCTCTAGTGACAG CCACATACATGCAGCTTATGCTAATTTCCTCTGGGAgatggaagatgaagaagatgagaatgATGATATACAAGCGCCACCAATGCTGCATACCGTAGCTACAACCTCTATAACTGCTtga